One Flavobacterium sp. 90 DNA segment encodes these proteins:
- a CDS encoding efflux RND transporter periplasmic adaptor subunit, producing MKVKNLIYALLIIVLGGFIAYRVVSNKSKNDESKKFGDKDTPTTVTGIVVNTSTFDNNLSLSGSIEANEQIEIRSEVSGIVEGIYFNEGSYVNKGQVLFKVNDIELKAQLRQAVTKEGLAAENERRAKLLLQKEAISQEEFDVAKADLASSQAQSQLIRAQIAKTSVKAPFSGKIGLRSISPGTYITPTILVAKLVNTGKLKITFSIPEKYASQVKSGSTIDFSVSGSDKVYSAKIYAIEPEVAVATRTLQVRAIADNIDGKLFPGTFADVKLPLNIIKDAIVVPSEAIVPIQDGKKVFIANMGKAKEIKVDATTRTDASILILSGLKAGDTLITSGVMSLKDEAPIKVVVKK from the coding sequence ATGAAAGTAAAAAACCTGATTTACGCCCTTCTAATTATCGTTTTAGGAGGTTTTATTGCCTACAGAGTGGTATCTAACAAAAGTAAAAACGACGAATCTAAAAAATTTGGTGATAAAGATACTCCAACAACTGTAACGGGAATTGTAGTAAACACTTCTACTTTTGATAATAATCTATCATTATCAGGATCAATTGAAGCAAATGAACAAATTGAAATCCGCAGTGAAGTTTCAGGAATTGTTGAAGGTATTTACTTTAATGAAGGTAGTTATGTAAACAAAGGTCAGGTACTTTTTAAAGTAAATGATATCGAACTAAAAGCCCAATTAAGACAAGCGGTTACCAAAGAAGGTTTGGCTGCTGAGAATGAAAGAAGAGCTAAATTACTACTTCAAAAAGAAGCGATAAGTCAGGAAGAATTTGATGTTGCAAAAGCAGATCTCGCATCCTCTCAGGCGCAAAGCCAATTGATAAGAGCTCAAATCGCTAAAACTTCTGTTAAGGCTCCGTTTTCAGGAAAAATTGGTTTGCGTTCAATCTCACCGGGAACTTATATTACTCCAACTATTTTGGTCGCAAAATTAGTTAATACAGGAAAATTGAAGATTACATTTTCTATTCCTGAAAAATATGCATCACAAGTAAAATCAGGATCAACAATAGATTTTTCGGTTTCCGGATCTGATAAAGTTTATTCGGCAAAAATTTATGCAATCGAGCCGGAAGTAGCCGTTGCAACACGTACTTTGCAAGTTCGCGCTATTGCTGATAATATCGACGGAAAACTTTTCCCCGGAACATTTGCCGATGTAAAATTACCGTTAAACATTATAAAAGATGCGATCGTAGTTCCTTCTGAAGCTATTGTACCAATACAAGATGGTAAAAAAGTATTTATCGCTAATATGGGCAAAGCCAAAGAAATTAAGGTTGACGCAACGACAAGAACAGATGCTTCTATTTTGATTTTGTCAGGATTAAAAGCGGGAGACACATTAATTACTAGTGGCGTTATGTCATTAAAAGATGAAGCCCCAATAAAAGTTGTAGTAAAAAAATAG
- a CDS encoding bestrophin family ion channel — protein MISYNTKEWFTFIFHFHKSDTVRKLFPIMIAIGFYSALIGYLEVSYFKVGKNDYIHNIPIMHGMLGFVISLLLVFRTNTAYDRWWEGRKLWGSLVNNSRNLAIKLSAILKDENDRKFFRKFIPAYASILHKHLHDEDTGKQLFDDVDLEIDHHKHKPNQIKRMMYHKINDLYDSKKISGEQLIILNDELQAFTDICGACERIKNTPIPYSYSAFIKKFIFFYTMTLPFGYSVSLGYLVAPVVVFIFYVLASLELIAEEIEDPFGNDENDLPTKKIAENIKKHIEELI, from the coding sequence ATGATCTCGTACAATACCAAAGAGTGGTTTACTTTTATATTCCATTTTCATAAATCAGATACTGTTAGAAAGTTGTTTCCGATAATGATTGCTATCGGATTTTACTCTGCACTTATCGGATATCTTGAAGTTTCCTATTTCAAAGTTGGTAAAAATGATTACATCCATAATATTCCAATAATGCATGGAATGTTAGGATTTGTAATTTCATTATTGCTTGTTTTTAGAACCAATACCGCTTATGATCGTTGGTGGGAAGGCCGTAAATTATGGGGCAGTCTTGTAAACAATAGTCGCAATCTGGCGATTAAACTTTCAGCAATTCTAAAGGATGAAAATGATCGCAAATTCTTTAGAAAGTTCATTCCTGCTTACGCTTCAATTTTGCACAAACATCTTCATGATGAAGATACTGGTAAACAGCTTTTTGATGATGTAGATTTAGAAATTGATCATCATAAACATAAGCCAAATCAGATCAAGAGAATGATGTATCATAAAATCAATGATTTATATGATTCAAAAAAAATCAGCGGAGAACAACTTATAATATTAAATGACGAATTACAAGCTTTTACAGATATCTGTGGCGCTTGTGAGCGAATAAAAAACACACCTATTCCCTACTCTTACAGTGCTTTTATAAAAAAATTCATTTTCTTTTATACCATGACATTGCCTTTTGGTTATTCTGTTAGTTTAGGATATCTTGTTGCTCCGGTGGTTGTTTTTATCTTTTATGTTTTAGCCAGTTTAGAGCTAATTGCCGAAGAAATTGAAGATCCGTTTGGTAATGATGAGAACGACTTACCAACGAAGAAGATTGCAGAAAACATCAAAAAACACATCGAAGAACTGATTTAA
- a CDS encoding efflux RND transporter permease subunit, whose protein sequence is MSLSTTSIRRPVLTIVLNLLIILFGFIGYTFLGVREFPSIDPAQVSIRTNYTGANSDIIESQITEPLEKAVNAIDGIRNITSSSNQGSSNITIEFNLDKNLEEAANDVRDKVSQAVRSLPQDIDAPPVVSKADADSESIISMTVQSDTRSSLELSDYAENVISQRLETIPGVSGVQIWGQKRYAMRLWIDPVKLNAYNCTVSDVRDALNAQNVELPSGKLTGNNTELTVKTIGNLSKPEEFNNIIIRTDGDKIVRLSDVGGAELGPENIETSLTSSGLPMIGLAIVPMPGANYLDISKEFYKKYDALKKDLPKDIKLNIALDNTLFVKKSVLEVAETLGISIILVIIIIYLFFRDWAIAFRPLIDIPVSLIATFFIMWLFGFSINVLTLLAIVLATGLVVDDGIVVTENIFKKVEEGMSPIEAAIKGSNEIFYAVISISVTLAAVFLPVIFLEGFVGRLFREFGVVIGAAVLISAFVSLTLTPMLNAYLMKGGEQKKSKFYVKTEPFFESLNSGYADALERFMAKKWISFPILIACFGLIYLFFTILPKETAPYDDRSSVTMRMTTPEGSSYEYTNRFMQEMSKLVDDSIPEKKVSLVITAGGSGGSATNSGFIRLSLKEPDERKRSQKDIADKLTKWTKKYPNAKTSVIQQPTIAVNRRGGLPIQYIIQAPTFEKLREKIPVFMNEVGKSEVFSTTDVNLKFNKPEINVSIDRAKAESLGISIMDIAQTLQLSLSGQRFGYFIKNGKQYQVIGQFDQKDRSKPLDLTSMFVRNKSGQLIQMDNVVKVEEQSNPPQLYHNNRYMSATVSAGLAPGKSISDGIEEMDRIKTKVLDQSFTTDLSGESRDFVESSSNTSFAFGLALLLIFLILAAQFESFIDPLIIILTVPMAVAGALFSLWLFNQTWNIFSQIGTVMLIGLVTKNGILIVEFANQLREQGKPKLEAILEASEARLRPILMTSLAIALGALPIAMSLGAASTSRIGMGVVIVGGTIFSLALTLFVIPAIYLMWSKARKHYPEFDHIEEYERDSKV, encoded by the coding sequence ATGAGTTTATCAACCACAAGTATAAGAAGACCCGTTTTAACGATTGTACTGAATCTTTTAATTATTTTATTCGGTTTCATTGGTTATACGTTTTTGGGTGTTCGTGAATTTCCTTCTATTGATCCGGCACAGGTTTCTATCAGAACCAATTATACGGGAGCCAATTCTGATATTATCGAATCACAAATTACAGAACCTCTTGAAAAAGCTGTAAATGCCATTGACGGAATTCGAAATATTACATCATCAAGCAATCAGGGAAGCAGTAATATCACTATTGAGTTTAACTTAGATAAAAACCTTGAAGAAGCCGCAAATGACGTTCGTGACAAGGTTTCGCAAGCTGTTAGGAGTTTACCGCAGGATATAGACGCTCCGCCGGTAGTTTCTAAAGCCGATGCTGATAGTGAATCTATTATTTCGATGACAGTTCAGAGTGATACTAGAAGCTCTTTAGAGTTAAGTGATTATGCTGAAAATGTTATTTCGCAACGTCTGGAAACGATTCCGGGAGTGAGCGGTGTTCAAATTTGGGGACAAAAACGTTACGCTATGCGTTTGTGGATTGATCCCGTAAAATTAAATGCCTACAATTGTACGGTTTCTGACGTTAGAGATGCCTTGAACGCGCAAAACGTAGAATTGCCATCGGGAAAATTAACTGGTAACAATACCGAATTGACCGTAAAAACAATTGGAAATCTTTCTAAACCCGAAGAATTCAATAATATTATCATTCGTACCGATGGAGATAAAATTGTTCGTTTGAGCGATGTTGGTGGCGCTGAATTAGGTCCTGAAAACATTGAAACTTCGTTAACATCATCAGGACTTCCAATGATTGGTTTGGCTATCGTGCCAATGCCCGGAGCCAATTACCTCGATATTTCAAAAGAGTTTTATAAAAAATATGACGCTTTAAAGAAAGATCTTCCAAAGGATATCAAACTAAATATTGCACTTGACAATACACTTTTCGTAAAAAAATCAGTACTTGAAGTAGCAGAAACGTTAGGAATTTCGATTATTCTGGTAATCATTATTATTTATTTGTTTTTTAGAGATTGGGCAATTGCATTCAGACCTTTAATTGATATTCCGGTTTCGTTAATTGCTACGTTTTTTATCATGTGGCTTTTCGGGTTCTCAATCAACGTATTGACCTTATTGGCAATTGTTTTAGCGACAGGTTTGGTTGTCGATGACGGAATTGTAGTTACCGAAAATATCTTTAAGAAAGTTGAAGAAGGAATGTCGCCAATCGAAGCGGCAATCAAAGGATCTAATGAAATTTTCTATGCCGTAATTTCGATTTCTGTTACACTTGCAGCAGTATTTTTACCGGTAATTTTCTTAGAAGGTTTCGTAGGCCGACTCTTTCGGGAATTTGGTGTTGTAATTGGTGCTGCGGTATTAATTTCCGCCTTTGTTTCCTTGACTTTAACGCCAATGTTGAATGCTTATTTAATGAAAGGCGGAGAACAAAAAAAGTCGAAATTCTACGTTAAAACAGAGCCTTTTTTCGAAAGTTTAAATAGTGGTTATGCTGATGCTTTAGAGCGTTTCATGGCCAAAAAATGGATTAGTTTCCCGATCTTGATAGCGTGTTTTGGATTGATTTACTTATTCTTTACTATCCTTCCAAAAGAAACTGCACCATACGATGACCGTAGTTCTGTAACGATGCGTATGACAACTCCTGAGGGATCTTCTTATGAATATACCAATCGTTTTATGCAGGAAATGTCAAAATTGGTTGATGATTCTATTCCGGAGAAAAAAGTAAGTTTAGTAATTACAGCCGGAGGTTCCGGAGGTTCTGCGACCAATTCAGGTTTTATCAGACTTTCATTGAAAGAACCCGATGAAAGAAAACGATCTCAAAAAGATATTGCTGATAAATTAACCAAATGGACCAAAAAATATCCAAATGCTAAAACTTCTGTAATTCAGCAACCTACAATTGCTGTAAACAGACGTGGAGGTTTACCGATTCAGTATATTATTCAGGCTCCGACTTTTGAAAAACTAAGAGAAAAGATTCCGGTTTTCATGAATGAAGTTGGTAAAAGTGAAGTTTTCTCAACCACAGATGTCAACCTTAAATTTAATAAGCCTGAAATCAACGTAAGTATTGACCGTGCAAAAGCCGAGAGTTTAGGAATATCAATTATGGATATTGCCCAAACTTTACAACTTTCTTTAAGCGGACAACGTTTTGGTTATTTTATTAAAAACGGAAAACAATATCAGGTAATTGGTCAGTTTGATCAAAAAGACCGATCTAAACCATTGGATTTAACCTCTATGTTTGTTAGAAACAAATCAGGTCAGTTGATTCAGATGGATAATGTGGTAAAAGTGGAAGAACAAAGTAATCCGCCGCAATTGTATCACAATAACCGATATATGTCTGCAACAGTTTCGGCAGGTTTAGCTCCGGGGAAAAGTATTAGTGATGGTATTGAAGAAATGGACCGAATTAAAACTAAAGTTTTAGATCAAAGTTTCACAACCGATTTAAGTGGAGAATCACGAGATTTTGTCGAAAGTAGCTCTAATACTTCTTTTGCATTTGGACTGGCTTTATTATTGATCTTTTTGATTCTTGCAGCACAATTTGAGAGTTTTATAGACCCGCTTATTATCATATTAACTGTACCAATGGCGGTTGCGGGAGCATTATTCTCCTTATGGTTATTCAATCAAACCTGGAATATTTTTAGTCAGATTGGTACTGTAATGCTTATTGGTCTGGTTACCAAAAATGGTATTTTGATCGTCGAATTTGCGAATCAGTTACGAGAACAGGGAAAACCAAAATTAGAAGCAATTCTGGAAGCATCAGAAGCACGTTTACGTCCAATTTTGATGACGAGTTTGGCAATTGCTTTAGGAGCTTTACCAATTGCAATGTCACTTGGAGCAGCATCTACAAGTAGAATTGGAATGGGAGTTGTAATCGTTGGAGGAACTATTTTCTCATTAGCATTAACCCTATTTGTAATTCCTGCTATTTATTTGATGTGGTCTAAAGCCAGAAAACATTATCCGGAATTTGATCATATTGAAGAATATGAAAGAGATAGCAAAGTATAG
- a CDS encoding PAS domain-containing protein, which translates to MDTRTNRPTPSDREVDWNKSKVLLSKTDTKGTILYANEDFIDVSGYDEFELVGQPHNIIRHPDMPKVIFKFLWDSIKSSQNIHVIIKNMSKTGRFYWVVTDFKIIADADGEIVGYFGTRKSVPEDIIVKFIEPLYKKLLHIEEVSGLHASEEYLVGFLEERKKTYMEYIDHLIATKKDDKNKVSKGLFNGLFEKKAPPKK; encoded by the coding sequence ATGGATACCAGAACTAACCGTCCAACTCCATCAGATCGCGAAGTTGATTGGAATAAGAGTAAAGTATTACTCAGTAAAACAGATACAAAAGGGACGATTCTATACGCCAATGAAGATTTTATAGATGTATCAGGATATGATGAGTTTGAGCTTGTTGGACAACCTCATAATATTATACGTCATCCTGATATGCCAAAAGTTATTTTTAAATTCTTGTGGGATAGTATTAAGTCAAGCCAAAATATTCATGTGATTATCAAGAATATGTCCAAAACCGGAAGGTTTTATTGGGTTGTCACCGATTTTAAAATCATAGCTGATGCTGATGGAGAAATCGTTGGATACTTTGGAACCAGAAAATCAGTTCCTGAGGATATTATCGTAAAGTTTATAGAGCCTTTGTACAAAAAACTTCTGCATATTGAAGAAGTAAGTGGACTTCACGCTTCTGAAGAATACCTTGTGGGTTTTCTCGAAGAACGCAAGAAAACTTATATGGAATATATAGATCATCTTATCGCAACAAAAAAAGATGATAAAAACAAAGTAAGTAAAGGTTTGTTCAATGGTTTATTTGAAAAGAAAGCACCTCCCAAAAAATAA
- a CDS encoding TolC family protein codes for MKTKIVLKSLVLFLFCIAKSNAQEVLTIEDAMKIALENNFEIKIAKNNTKISETNVTVGNAGMLPQATASITDNNSVTNSSQTRQDGTSTQLNNAKNNNLNYGVSLGWTVFDGMKMFAKLDQLKELQKLGDSELKRTILVKIGQVNSAYYDLVQQQHQLSALDTTIVISKQRLTLAQNRFSIGKASKLEVLNAQVDLNSDQVAFLRQKESYANAKILLNQYLARDPKINFTVTDLVKVDDKLVLADLMDLAQKQNPGLESQIINKRIAELELKQIKADRYPVVNLTSGYNFTESQSSLGFTSSASSKGFNYGFNATLNIFDGFNQHRNEKVAKLQIENSQIAIEQQNMILNTQLSTAFQTYLTNLELIGLEEDNEAIAKQNLDITLDKFRIGTITTLDFRTAQLNYVNAKVRYSNAQYEAKLSEIALKELAGNINF; via the coding sequence ATGAAAACTAAGATAGTATTAAAAAGTCTCGTTTTATTTTTGTTTTGTATAGCAAAAAGTAATGCGCAAGAAGTTCTAACGATCGAAGATGCTATGAAAATAGCTCTGGAAAATAATTTTGAAATTAAGATTGCTAAGAACAACACAAAAATTAGTGAGACAAATGTAACGGTTGGAAATGCTGGAATGCTGCCACAAGCCACTGCTTCTATCACGGACAATAACAGCGTTACAAACTCCTCTCAAACACGTCAGGATGGAACTTCTACACAATTAAACAATGCCAAAAATAATAACCTAAATTATGGTGTAAGTTTAGGTTGGACTGTATTTGATGGTATGAAAATGTTTGCCAAATTAGATCAATTAAAAGAGTTGCAAAAATTAGGCGATTCTGAATTGAAAAGAACGATTCTTGTAAAAATTGGTCAGGTAAATTCGGCTTATTATGACTTAGTTCAGCAACAGCATCAATTATCTGCATTAGATACTACAATCGTAATTTCTAAGCAAAGATTGACATTGGCACAAAACCGTTTCAGTATTGGAAAAGCTTCAAAATTAGAGGTTTTAAATGCTCAGGTAGATTTAAATTCCGATCAGGTTGCTTTCTTGAGACAAAAGGAATCGTATGCAAATGCAAAGATTTTATTGAATCAGTATTTAGCTCGTGATCCAAAAATAAATTTTACCGTAACTGATTTGGTTAAAGTAGATGACAAATTAGTTTTGGCAGATTTAATGGATTTGGCGCAGAAACAAAACCCTGGTTTAGAATCTCAAATCATCAACAAACGAATTGCCGAATTAGAACTTAAACAAATAAAAGCAGATCGTTATCCTGTTGTAAATCTGACATCTGGCTATAATTTTACAGAAAGTCAGTCTAGTTTAGGTTTTACAAGTTCAGCTTCTTCAAAAGGTTTTAATTATGGTTTTAATGCGACTTTAAACATTTTTGACGGTTTTAACCAACACCGAAATGAAAAAGTAGCAAAACTGCAAATTGAGAACTCTCAGATCGCAATCGAACAACAAAACATGATTTTGAATACACAATTAAGTACTGCTTTTCAAACCTATTTAACCAATCTTGAATTGATTGGTTTAGAAGAAGATAACGAAGCAATAGCAAAACAAAACCTTGATATTACGCTGGATAAATTTAGAATTGGAACCATTACAACACTTGATTTTAGAACAGCTCAGCTTAATTATGTTAACGCAAAAGTACGTTACAGCAACGCTCAATATGAAGCAAAATTATCTGAAATTGCTTTGAAAGAATTAGCTGGAAATATTAATTTTTAA
- a CDS encoding AhpC/TSA family protein, translated as MKKKILLVLWFSLLLVAISFLFWQNEFKYSLPTPIPRDYHEIAMGSKIDLKCCTTDHRPVFIHFFNPDCPCSRFNIPHVSGLIKKYGDRINFKIVVLNKQKSFTIEEIQKKFDANIPVYFDEGMAKSCGVFSTPQAVLLDDSQNLYYRGNYNKTRYCTNADSNYAQQAIEALLKQNHSPSFDALALRAYGCSLPKCTK; from the coding sequence ATGAAGAAAAAAATACTTTTAGTCTTATGGTTTTCATTATTACTTGTTGCAATTTCTTTCTTGTTTTGGCAAAACGAATTTAAATATAGTTTACCAACGCCAATTCCTCGTGATTATCATGAGATAGCCATGGGAAGTAAAATTGATCTAAAATGCTGCACAACAGATCACAGACCGGTTTTTATTCATTTCTTTAATCCTGACTGCCCATGTTCCCGCTTTAATATACCTCATGTAAGCGGATTGATTAAGAAATACGGAGATCGTATCAACTTTAAAATTGTGGTTCTCAACAAGCAGAAGAGTTTTACAATCGAAGAAATCCAGAAAAAATTTGACGCTAATATTCCCGTTTATTTTGATGAAGGAATGGCAAAGAGTTGTGGCGTTTTTTCGACTCCTCAAGCAGTTCTTCTCGATGATTCTCAAAATTTATATTACCGCGGAAATTATAATAAAACAAGGTATTGCACCAATGCCGACAGCAATTATGCCCAACAGGCAATTGAGGCTTTGCTGAAACAAAATCATTCCCCTTCATTTGATGCTTTAGCTCTTAGAGCTTATGGATGTTCGTTACCAAAATGCACTAAATAA
- the recG gene encoding ATP-dependent DNA helicase RecG — translation MSYNLLETQIEYLKGVGPSRGQLLRKELGIHKYGDLVNFFPNRYIDRTRYYKINELQNTGSEVQIIGKIINIKTVEFAKNKKRLVATFVDDTGQMDLNWFQGHKWVRESLKLNEVCVIFGKCSLYGSQFSMAHPEIELFSEHEKSLRSAMQPVYPSTETLANRGISNRTINKIMEQLFIETQALFTETFPPYLIAELNLMSKRAALFNIHFPKSTEILAKAQFRLKFEELFFIQLQLITKNLIRKHKIKGHPFSKVGEFFGEFYQNHLPFELTNAQKRVIKEIRSDMGSNAQMNRLLQGDVGSGKTIVAFMSMLLAMDNGFQACLMAPTEILANQHFIGLSELAETLNINIKILTGSTKTSARKIIHEELENGTLNILIGTHALLEDKVKFLNLGLAVIDEQHRFGVEQRSKLWKKNEIPPHVLVMTATPIPRTLAMSLYGDLDISVIDELPPGRKPIQTVHRFDSNRLKVWKFLRDEIALGRQIYIVYPLIQESEKMDYKDLMDGYESISRDFPLPQYSISILHGKMKPADKDAEMKRFSEGKTNIMVATTVIEVGVNVPNASVMIIESAERFGLSQLHQLRGRVGRGAEQSYCILMTSHKLSADSKTRMETMVQTNDGFEIAEVDLKLRGPGDLMGTQQSGVLNLQIADIVRDRDILSLARNYAMKILKEDGPLQKPEHAVLKAVFLELTKKKSIWNYIS, via the coding sequence ATGTCCTATAATCTCCTTGAAACTCAAATCGAATACTTAAAAGGTGTTGGTCCAAGTCGTGGTCAATTGCTTCGTAAGGAATTGGGGATTCATAAATATGGGGATTTAGTTAATTTTTTTCCGAATAGATATATTGACAGAACTCGTTATTATAAGATAAACGAACTTCAAAATACGGGTTCAGAAGTTCAGATTATTGGGAAAATCATCAACATAAAAACGGTTGAATTTGCCAAAAACAAAAAACGTCTTGTAGCTACTTTCGTGGATGATACGGGACAAATGGACTTAAACTGGTTTCAGGGACATAAATGGGTTCGTGAAAGTTTAAAGCTGAATGAAGTGTGTGTGATTTTTGGAAAATGTTCCCTTTACGGAAGTCAGTTTAGTATGGCGCATCCGGAAATTGAGTTGTTTAGCGAGCATGAAAAAAGTCTTCGTTCTGCCATGCAGCCTGTTTATCCTTCGACCGAAACTCTAGCAAACAGAGGAATTTCAAATCGAACGATTAACAAGATAATGGAGCAATTGTTTATTGAAACTCAAGCTTTATTCACAGAAACATTTCCACCTTATTTGATCGCTGAGCTAAATTTAATGTCCAAAAGAGCGGCATTATTCAACATACATTTTCCTAAAAGCACTGAGATTTTAGCAAAAGCCCAATTCCGACTTAAATTTGAAGAATTGTTCTTTATTCAGTTGCAATTAATTACCAAAAATCTGATCAGGAAACATAAAATAAAAGGGCATCCATTTTCAAAAGTGGGTGAATTTTTCGGTGAGTTTTATCAGAATCATTTGCCTTTTGAGCTTACAAATGCACAAAAGAGAGTTATCAAAGAAATCCGTTCAGATATGGGCAGTAATGCTCAAATGAACCGTTTATTGCAAGGTGATGTTGGTTCAGGAAAAACTATTGTGGCTTTTATGAGTATGCTTCTGGCAATGGATAATGGTTTTCAGGCTTGTTTAATGGCGCCGACAGAAATTCTCGCTAATCAACATTTTATTGGTTTGTCAGAATTAGCAGAAACCTTAAATATAAATATCAAAATACTTACGGGTTCAACTAAAACTTCGGCTCGAAAAATCATTCACGAAGAACTTGAAAACGGAACTTTAAATATCTTAATTGGAACGCACGCTTTACTCGAAGACAAAGTAAAGTTCCTTAATCTGGGCTTGGCGGTAATCGATGAGCAACATAGATTTGGCGTAGAACAACGTTCTAAATTATGGAAGAAAAACGAGATTCCTCCACACGTTTTGGTGATGACCGCCACCCCTATTCCGCGAACTTTGGCAATGAGTTTATACGGTGACCTGGATATTTCGGTAATTGATGAATTGCCACCTGGTCGAAAACCTATTCAAACTGTGCATCGTTTTGACAGTAATCGTTTGAAGGTTTGGAAATTTCTAAGAGATGAAATCGCTCTTGGAAGACAAATTTATATCGTTTATCCGTTGATTCAGGAATCAGAAAAAATGGATTACAAGGATTTAATGGACGGTTACGAAAGTATTTCTCGTGATTTTCCGTTGCCTCAATATTCGATTTCAATCTTACACGGAAAAATGAAACCCGCTGATAAAGATGCCGAAATGAAACGCTTTTCTGAAGGCAAAACCAATATAATGGTCGCAACAACTGTAATCGAAGTTGGTGTAAATGTGCCAAATGCGAGTGTAATGATTATCGAAAGTGCGGAACGTTTTGGATTGTCTCAGCTTCACCAATTACGAGGTCGTGTTGGTCGTGGCGCTGAACAGAGTTATTGTATCTTAATGACAAGCCACAAATTAAGTGCCGACAGCAAAACCCGAATGGAAACGATGGTTCAGACGAATGATGGTTTCGAAATTGCCGAAGTTGACCTAAAACTTCGTGGTCCCGGAGATTTAATGGGAACGCAACAAAGTGGTGTTTTAAACCTTCAAATTGCAGATATTGTCCGTGATCGTGATATCCTGAGTCTTGCCCGAAATTATGCCATGAAAATTCTTAAAGAAGATGGTCCGCTGCAAAAACCGGAACACGCGGTTTTGAAAGCTGTATTTCTTGAGCTGACTAAAAAGAAAAGTATCTGGAATTATATTAGTTAA